In Mycolicibacterium aubagnense, the DNA window CCCCGTTTTCCCACCTACGGCGGCAACGACCGCACGCACTATGTCCGGGTCCCCGACAACAGCCGAATCGAACTGCGCGGGGGCGACGGCTCGGCCAACCCCTACCTGGCCGCGGCGGTTGCACTCGCCGCCGGGCTGGACGGCGTCAAGCGGGCCGCCGACCCCGGCGCCCTGGGCACGGGACCAAGGCAGGAACGACTCCCCGCCACCCTGTTGCACGCGATCGAACGGTTGGAGACCGACCAGGTGATGACGGGCGCACTGGACGCGGCCATCCCACCAGGCTCCGACACCCCCAGTGTCGCTGCATATTTCGCCCGTCTGAAGAAGACCGAATTCTGGGACTGGCACTCAGCGGTCGGCGCCTGGGAACACGAGCGCTACCTCACCGCTTTCTGAGAAACCGCAACAAATCCTCTGTCGGCCAACCATATCCGGCCGCGACGAGAAAGGAACAGTACAACCATGTGCGGAATCGTAGGGTTGCACCTGCGCAACCCCGAGCTGTATCCCAGGCTGGGTGCACTGTTGACCGGCATGCTGACCGCCATGGAGGCGCGCGGCGCCGACTCGGCCGGGATCGCTGTATATGGCAATCCGCAGTGGTCACCAACCGGGCAGAGCACCATCTCCCTGATCGACGTCGGCGCGTCGCCTGAACAGGTTGCGAAGGCGATCGGCGCTCGCCTGGAAACCGAAATCACCGTCATTGCCCGCGATGTGACCTGCCTCGTGTCAGCAGACACCACGCCCGAGGCGCTGCTTGCAGCCGCCAAGGAGGTTTACCCACATGCTCTCGTCGGCGGATTCGGTGAGGACGTGGCCGTGTTGAAAGGTGTCGGCACGCCCACGTCGCTGGCGGTCAGCTGGGGGCTGGCGGACGCACACGGCTGGCAAGGGGTCGGCCATACCCGCATGGCCACCGAGTCGGCAGTCACCCCCAGCGGCGCACACCCGTATGCGGTGGGCCCGGATCAGTGTCTGGTTCACAACGGTTCGTTCGCCAACCATGCCGGCATCAGGCGCGAGCTGCGGGCGGCCGGCGTCGAATTCGACTCCGAGAACGACACCGAGGTCGGCGCCCGCTTCGTGGCTCACAAGCTGGCCGCGGGATCTGATGTCGAAGGCGCGCTGACCGATCTGACCACGACATTCGACGGCTTCTACACCCTGCTGGTCTCCAACAAAGACAGCTTCGCGATCGTGCGTGACGCCATCGCGTGCAAGCCCGCGGTGATCGCGGAGACCACCGACTGGGTTGCCATGGCATCGGAGTTCCGTGCCCTCGCGCATCTGCCCGGAATCGCGGACGCCCGGATATGGGAGCCCGAACCCGAAGTGGTCTACGCCTGGAGCCGAGAGGCGGTACCGGCATGACCGACACACCAACAACATTCGACCTGTCAACCACACCGCTACGTGACGTCAATGCGGCACTGCACGCTGAGGGCATCGACGGCCAGTACGTCATCACCAACCCGCAGGGCGCCCACAACGTGGCCGTCGGGGTCAACTCACCGGTCGAGATCACGGTCCAAGGCCACGTCGGTTACTACGCCGCCGGCATGAACCAGAAAGCCGAGATCACCGTCAACGGCAACGCCGGGCAGGGCCTGGCAGAGAACATGATGAGTGGTTTCGTCCACGTCACGGGCGACGCATCACAATCGGCGGGCGCTACCGGGCGCGGTGGACTGCTGGTGATCGACGGCAACGCCGCCGCACGCTGCGGCATCTCGTTGAAAGGGCTGGACGTCGTCGTTGGTGGCTCGGTCGGCCACATGAGCGCGTTCATGGCACAGAAGGGCCGCATCGTTGTGCGCGGCGACGCCGGCGACGCCCTCGGCGATTCGATCTACGAGGCGCGGCTGTATGTCCGAGGAGAGGTGAAATCCCTTGGCGCGGATTGTATCGAGAAGCCGATGGCCGACGAACACCTCGAGGAGCTCGCGGGTCTGCTCAAGGCCGCCGGCTACGACGACGACCCGGCCACCTACCGGCGGTACGGCTCGGCGCGCACCCTCTATCACTTCCAAGCCCACAACTCTTACTGATTGAGGCAAGCTCATGACCTTCTCGGCAGACGACCGCACCCACCGCGGGCTACGCGAGTCCGCGACCTTCGACCGTACGACCATCGCCGCCATCCACCGGGCGGCGGAAACCGGCATCTACGACATCCGCGGCTGGGGCGCCAAGCGCGCTCTCCCGAATTTTGACGACCTGCTCTTCCTCGGCGCATCGATGTCGCGCTACCCCCTGGAGGGTTATCGGGAAAAGTGCGGCACCGACGTGGTTCTGGGCGCACGAAATGCCAAATACCCACTGCACCTGGACATCCCGGTCACCATCGCCGGCATGTCCTTCGGAGCGTTGTCCGGACGCGCCAAAGAGGCGCTCGGCCGCGGCGCCTCGGAGGCAGGCACTTCCACGACGACGGGCGACGGCGGCATGACTCCCGAGGAACGCGGGCATTCCAAACATCTGGTCTATCAATACCTGCCGAACCGGTATGGGATGAATCCGGACGACCTACGCCGCGCCGACGCCATCGAGGTGGTGCTGGGTCAAGGCGCCAAGCCCGGTGGCGGTGGAATGTTGCTGGGGCAAAAGGTATCCGAGCGGGTCGCCGGTATGCGCGACCTGCCGCAAGGTATCGACCAACGGTCAGCATCACGGCATCCCGACTGGACGGGTC includes these proteins:
- a CDS encoding class II glutamine amidotransferase domain-containing protein gives rise to the protein MCGIVGLHLRNPELYPRLGALLTGMLTAMEARGADSAGIAVYGNPQWSPTGQSTISLIDVGASPEQVAKAIGARLETEITVIARDVTCLVSADTTPEALLAAAKEVYPHALVGGFGEDVAVLKGVGTPTSLAVSWGLADAHGWQGVGHTRMATESAVTPSGAHPYAVGPDQCLVHNGSFANHAGIRRELRAAGVEFDSENDTEVGARFVAHKLAAGSDVEGALTDLTTTFDGFYTLLVSNKDSFAIVRDAIACKPAVIAETTDWVAMASEFRALAHLPGIADARIWEPEPEVVYAWSREAVPA
- a CDS encoding protein glxC, with the translated sequence MTDTPTTFDLSTTPLRDVNAALHAEGIDGQYVITNPQGAHNVAVGVNSPVEITVQGHVGYYAAGMNQKAEITVNGNAGQGLAENMMSGFVHVTGDASQSAGATGRGGLLVIDGNAAARCGISLKGLDVVVGGSVGHMSAFMAQKGRIVVRGDAGDALGDSIYEARLYVRGEVKSLGADCIEKPMADEHLEELAGLLKAAGYDDDPATYRRYGSARTLYHFQAHNSY